A stretch of Plasmodium knowlesi strain H genome assembly, chromosome: 1 DNA encodes these proteins:
- a CDS encoding filament assembling protein, putative encodes MFDINEPSIRNKRDTESEKKSDDNVSIYNSEESMHNFGKGGKGSSYCSGERGNADKFKLHDGEDDHAEVISKGSSKSSSKGSSNGKGDDSENIGDYFGGRDSLYNKGEGKKKEKSLIRNGSEFFISEDEMRSSNMSTDMNSDLRKAQSKVLVSRHKTKKSGQERNRREGMRAYKADDISPLQENSFVGNRNFNQSLNLTKNDIMYFCEGGRMLKRDFVEGGMSKSGLKLNMGGGNHISGGTHMSVGTHATSTTYHEDGPLFNAAKLRTDREKVQRNPNLGCSLKKATRSGGYEGETRTNSGDGDGDDCGDNCSDNRAGGLLFAEVTKRSMEVKGKCINNNTKIKIKRLCEKIEGFEKEIKNEILQKKNVEKEKIFVIREAINKLEKNLNNEIKKRIEHNRTIQSIFSSEILKVQEKIENVVKDKVDEIEKAIKALDNKVDTIASNIESEKMKCIQNLEKRNNSIARDFSSLQAAFQQDKASNKEKESSICKKLEELERKSENRITAEKNIRDNKYQEIISYIEEIKRERKGKNENFQNFVMEEIATIKNGLILESQAREAADDDIVQAVNHYTKALQDSLRLINSN; translated from the exons ATGTTCGATATAAATGAGCCCTCGATCAGAAACAAGAGGGATACGGAGTCTGAGAAGAAGTCGGACGACAACGTGTCCATCTACAACAGCGAGGAGAGCATGCACAATTTCggcaaggggggaaaagggagTAGCTACTGTTCTGGAGAACGAGGAAATGCTGATAAATTTAAGTTGCACGACGGCGAAGATGATCACGCTGAGGTGATCAGTAAGGGAAGTAGCAAAAGCAGTAGCAAAGGAAGTAGTAATGGTAAAGGTGATGATAGCGAAAACATTGGAGATTACTTTGGAGGGAGGGACTCCCTGTACAACAAAGGTGAaggtaaaaagaaggaaaagagccTGATCCGTAATGGGAGTGAATTTTTCATAAGCGAGGATGAGATGAGAAGTAGCAACATGAGCACCGATATGAACAGTGACCTACGAAAGGCCCAGAGCAAAGTGCTAGTTAGCAGacacaaaacaaaaaaaagtggacaaGAGAGAAATAGAAGGGAAGGCATGCGGGCATACAAGGCCGATGATATTTCCCCTCTGCAAGAAAACAGTTTTGTTGGAAATCGGAATTTCAATCAATCGCTGAACTTGACAAAAAATGATATTATGTATTTCTGCGAAGGGGGGAGAATGTTGAAGAGGGATTTTGTGGAAGGAGGGATGAGCAAATCTGGGCTGAAGTTAAATATGGGTGGAGGAAATCATATCAGTGGTGGGACACACATGAGTGTTGGAACGCACGCTACAAGCACAACCTACCATGAGGATGGTCCTTTGTTCAATGCCGCAAAATTAAGAACAGATCGGGAGAAGGTGCAGAGGAATCCAAATCTGGGATGCAGCTTGAAGAAGGCCACAAGGAGCGGGGGGTACGAGGGGGAAACTCGGACCAATAGCGGTGATGGTGACGGAGACGACTGTGGCGACAACTGCAGTGATAACAGGGCGGGAGGGCTACTCTTTGCCGAAGTGACGAAAAGATCTATGGAAGTAAAAGGCAAGTGCATTAACAAtaacacaaaaataaaaataaaacggcTATGCGAAAAGATAGAAGgatttgaaaaggaaataaagaacgaaattttacagaaaaaaaatgtggagaaagaaaaaatctttgTCATCAGGGAAGCCATTAATAAGTTAGAAAAAAATCTGaataacgaaataaaaaaacgaattgaaCACAACAGAACCATCCAGAGCATTTTCTCCTCCGAGATATTAAAGGTGCAGGAGAAAATTGAGAATGTCGTCAAGGACAAGGTGgacgaaattgaaaaagccATCAAGGCTCTGGACAATAAGGTGGATACCATTGCCAGTAACatagaaagtgaaaaaatgaagtgcatccaaaatttggaaaaaagaaataacagTATTGCTCGTGATTTCTCCAGTCTGCAGGCTGCCTTTCAACAAGACAAGGCGAGCaacaaggagaaggagagtAGCATTTGCAAGAAGTTGGAGGAGCTTGAACGGAAATCGGAGAACCGGATCACCGCGGAGAAG AATATTCGAGACAACAAATACcaggaaataatttcttaCATCGAGGAAATCAAGCGAgagaggaaggggaagaacgAAAACTTCCAGAACTTCGTCATGGAGGAGATCGCAACGATAAAGAACGGGTTGATACTGGAGTCACAGGCTCGCGAGGCCGCCGATGATGATATCGTACAGGCGGTGAACCACTATACGAAGGCGTTGCAAGATTCTCTGCGCCTGATCAATTCGAATTAA